A segment of the Candidatus Zixiibacteriota bacterium genome:
AAAAATCCCCGCAACGGCACCGAAAGAACGGTTGAAGCGGTAAAAAACATGCGAACCGATATTGTCGTTAATATTCAAGCGGATAATATCGGACTAACGGCAAGTAATATTGATAGCGTTATCAAAGCTATGGCGGCCGACAAGAAAATTCAATTCGCCACTCTCGCGCAAAAAATCGAGGGAAAAGATTCTCGAAAAAAATTAAATAACATAAATGTCGTCAAGGTTATCGAGACCGCCGACGGTCATACCGGATGGTTTAGCCGCCATCCTATTCCTTTGGTCAAAGGCGCCGGGCGAAAAAATCCGACCGGAATTTATCCATATCTGGAGCATATCGGCGTATATTTTTTCAGGAAACAGGCTTTGATGGATTACAAAAAATGGCCGCGGGCAAAATCAGAGGCGGCCGAGTCATTGGAGCAACTGCGCATACTCGAAAACGGCGGGCGAATAAAGCTATTCAAAATCAGGCCTCGTATTTTACAGGTGGACAGCAAACAGACGTTGAAAATAATTGACAAATTGATAAAATAAATGGAGCGAAAAATTGTCTGAACGAAAAACAAAATACGTTTTTATTACCGGAGGGGTGGTGTCATCTTTGGGCAAAGGCATCGCCTCGGCATCGCTGGGGCTCATGTTAAAAAAGCGCGGCCTTTCGGTCAATATCTTAAAACTTGATCCTTATTTGAACGTCGATCCGGGTACCATGAATCCCTTTCAGCACGGCGAAGTTTACGTCCTTGATGACGGATCGGAAACTGACCTCGATCTCGGTCATTACGAACGCTTCGTCAACCAATCAATGACGAGTGACAATAACGTTACTTCCGGACAAATTTATCAGGCCATTATCGCCCGGGAACGCCGCGGCGATTACCTGGGCGCGACCGTTCAGGTTATTCCACATGTTACCAATGAATTAAAAGCGTCGATAAAGAAGCTGGAAAAAATCAACGGCAAGGTTGACGTGGTGATAGCCGAAATCGGCGGGACCG
Coding sequences within it:
- the kdsB gene encoding 3-deoxy-manno-octulosonate cytidylyltransferase, translating into MAHVTAIIPARLASKRFSRKVLYPLKGKPLIFYVWKAARKSKYINQLFVATDSTEIGAAVNAFGGAVIMTSKNPRNGTERTVEAVKNMRTDIVVNIQADNIGLTASNIDSVIKAMAADKKIQFATLAQKIEGKDSRKKLNNINVVKVIETADGHTGWFSRHPIPLVKGAGRKNPTGIYPYLEHIGVYFFRKQALMDYKKWPRAKSEAAESLEQLRILENGGRIKLFKIRPRILQVDSKQTLKIIDKLIK